TCCGAGGCGTGGGGCCTGCGACAAAGGGCAGGTCATCCGTGCCGTAACCCACGGAAAGCGCGTAAAGAATGGCGTCGCGCGGGGTGATCTCCTGACGGATCTCCTCGCCCTCATGCGCCATGATCGCCTGTGCCGTCAGCGCCATCATGCGGCCCCGGCGGGCTTGCGCGCGCCCATCAACTGGACGCCGCCGTCGATGGAAATCAGCTCTCCGGTGACGAAATTCGCGCCCTCGGCGAGCCAGAGGATCGCGCTTGCGATATCTTCCGGCGTGGCGATGCGGCCAAGCGGCGTCTTGCCTGCGGCCTCTGTGGCGAAGGCGGTATAGGCCGCGTCACCCATGGCGCGGCTCATCCAGCGCGTGTCGATCAGACCCGGACAGACCGCATTGACCCGCACCTCGGGCGCGCAGGTCCGCGCCAGCGCCTTGGTCAGCGCATTCACCGCGCCTTTCGAGGCGGTATAGGCCAAGGACGAGCCACCGCCGGTAAAGGCGACATGCGAGGAGACATTGACGATCGCGCCCTGACCGCTTTCCCGCAGATGCGGCAGCGCCGCGCGGCACATCTGGTAAAGCCCCACGACATTGACGCCAAAGACATTCTGGAAATCCTGCGCCGACAGCGTTTCGAGATCGAACGGGTCCGACGAGACCGTCATCGCCGCATTGTTGACCAGAAGATCGAGCCGCCCCCATTTGGCGACCGCCGCCGCGACCATCTCGCGGCAGGCGGCGTCATCGGCGACATCGGCGCGAAAGACCAAAGCCTCGGCGCCCGTGGCGCGGCAGGCCTCGGCGGTGGCATGGGCCTCGGCCTCGCTGCGGGTGTAGTTGATGACGACGCGCGCGCCTTTTTCGGCGAGCATCTGCGCGCAAGAGGCGCCGACGCCGGTGGCCGAGCCGGTCACGATTGCCACGGATCCGTCGAGTTTCATCGCATGCGTCCTTCTCAGATGATCTTGCCTGCGCGCAGGCGGGAAATGTCGTCGGGGGAAAGCCCCAGCACCTCGCCCAAGACCCCGGCGCTATCCGCGCCCAAATCAGGGGCCGGGCCGCTTTGCCCGCGGGCGAGTCCCGCGAAATGGGCGGGCTGTTCGGGCACGCGCAGGGTGCCGAGCCGGGGATGGGTGATCTCGGTCAGAAGGCCGCGCGCGCGGGCCTGCTCGCTATTGGCGGCCTCATCCACCGCCCAGATGCGCGAGACCGGCACGCCCGCTGCGGTCAGCACCGCGACGACCTCGGCGGCCGAGCGCGCGCGGGTCCAGCCTTCCAATTCGTCACGAAGCGCGCGGCGGTTCTGGCTGCGCAGCTCATCGGTGAGGAAACGCGCGTCCTCGGCCAGCTCTGGCCGACCAATCGCGGCGGTCAGCGTCGCGAACAAAGGCTTGCTCGCGACCGCGATCATCACCGGCTCGTCGGCCGCATCATAAGAGCCGAAGGGGGCCGACAGCGGATGCTCATTGCCGCAGCGCAAAGGCCGCTCGCCGGTTTTCTGCCAGCTTGCCAGCACCGTCGGCAGCAGGCTGAAGAGCACGTCGAACATCGCCAGATCAATCACCGTGCCGCGCCCGGTCAGGCCCTTTTGCACCAGCCCTGCCGTGATCGCCTGCGCCGCAGAGATGCCCGAGACGATATCGCCCACGGAATCGCCCACCAAGGTCGGCGCGCCGTCGGGCAT
This genomic stretch from Paracoccus aminophilus JCM 7686 harbors:
- a CDS encoding SDR family NAD(P)-dependent oxidoreductase produces the protein MKLDGSVAIVTGSATGVGASCAQMLAEKGARVVINYTRSEAEAHATAEACRATGAEALVFRADVADDAACREMVAAAVAKWGRLDLLVNNAAMTVSSDPFDLETLSAQDFQNVFGVNVVGLYQMCRAALPHLRESGQGAIVNVSSHVAFTGGGSSLAYTASKGAVNALTKALARTCAPEVRVNAVCPGLIDTRWMSRAMGDAAYTAFATEAAGKTPLGRIATPEDIASAILWLAEGANFVTGELISIDGGVQLMGARKPAGAA
- a CDS encoding CaiB/BaiF CoA transferase family protein, encoding MTSSSPETATKGPLHGITVLDFSRMLAGPYCTAMLADQGARVIKVEALHGDDQRYVGAFREGESLNFHFLNRGKESVTLDMRQPEGRRIAQELAAKADFVVENFRPGVAKRLGIDAETLRAAHPGLVYCSISGFGQISPMAEAPSYDVVAQALSGLMSVTGMPDGAPTLVGDSVGDIVSGISAAQAITAGLVQKGLTGRGTVIDLAMFDVLFSLLPTVLASWQKTGERPLRCGNEHPLSAPFGSYDAADEPVMIAVASKPLFATLTAAIGRPELAEDARFLTDELRSQNRRALRDELEGWTRARSAAEVVAVLTAAGVPVSRIWAVDEAANSEQARARGLLTEITHPRLGTLRVPEQPAHFAGLARGQSGPAPDLGADSAGVLGEVLGLSPDDISRLRAGKII